Proteins from a genomic interval of Bradyrhizobium sp. CCGB01:
- a CDS encoding slipin family protein, whose product MTWHLLTTTVTVKDGERALLTRNGQLERVLAPGRHRLFDLRNELTATVYNVVGTEFPADRYAVLKAARPDLAAELFEAVETKADEVAIVSLDGRPVHLMTPWQIRVYWKVATRIDVERIDVSSDPRVDARHLTMIERSRSTVVSETVVENHEAGLLYVEGRLVQRLAPGRHAFWTVGRKIEVKRLDLRPQAVEITAQEMLTRDRIALRVTLTAFRRVVDPERTVATVPDVDAWLYRLVQFAIREAVAGRTLDEVLSAKAALDAELRDYVRARVAESGVEVTELGVKDVILPGEIRELVNKVVEAERVAKANLIRRQEETAATRSLLNTARLMEENPLLLRLKELESLERLVEKVGRIDLHAGNGEGLDALLTRLVRLKAPESA is encoded by the coding sequence ATGACCTGGCACTTGCTGACGACCACGGTCACCGTGAAGGACGGTGAGCGCGCGCTACTCACGCGAAACGGCCAGCTTGAGCGTGTGCTCGCGCCTGGGCGGCATCGCCTGTTCGATCTGCGCAACGAGTTGACGGCCACCGTGTACAACGTCGTGGGGACCGAATTCCCCGCGGATCGCTACGCGGTGCTGAAGGCCGCGCGGCCTGATCTCGCCGCCGAGCTGTTCGAGGCGGTCGAGACCAAGGCGGACGAGGTCGCCATCGTCAGCCTCGACGGCCGGCCCGTGCATCTGATGACGCCCTGGCAGATCCGCGTCTACTGGAAGGTCGCGACCCGCATCGATGTCGAGCGCATCGATGTGTCCAGCGATCCCCGGGTCGATGCGCGGCACCTGACCATGATCGAGCGGAGCCGCTCGACCGTCGTGAGCGAGACGGTGGTCGAGAACCACGAGGCCGGCCTGCTCTATGTCGAGGGCCGGCTGGTGCAGCGGCTCGCGCCCGGCCGGCACGCTTTCTGGACCGTCGGCCGCAAGATCGAGGTGAAGCGCCTCGACCTGCGGCCCCAGGCGGTCGAGATCACTGCGCAGGAGATGCTGACCAGGGATCGCATCGCGCTGCGGGTGACGCTGACGGCGTTCCGCCGGGTGGTCGATCCCGAGCGGACGGTGGCGACCGTGCCCGACGTGGATGCGTGGCTGTACCGGCTGGTGCAGTTCGCGATCCGCGAAGCGGTCGCCGGTCGGACGCTGGACGAGGTGCTGTCCGCGAAGGCGGCGCTGGACGCGGAGCTGCGCGACTATGTGCGGGCACGCGTCGCGGAGTCCGGCGTGGAGGTGACCGAGCTCGGCGTCAAGGATGTGATCCTGCCCGGCGAGATCCGGGAACTGGTGAACAAGGTGGTCGAGGCGGAGCGGGTCGCCAAGGCGAACCTGATCCGCCGGCAGGAGGAGACCGCGGCGACGCGTTCGCTCCTGAACACCGCACGCCTGATGGAGGAGAACCCTCTGCTGCTGCGGCTCAAGGAGCTGGAGTCGCTGGAGCGGCTGGTCGAGAAGGTCGGCCGCATCGATCTTCACGCCGGCAACGGCGAGGGCCTCGATGCTCTCCTGACCCGGCTCGTGCGCCTGAAGGCGCCCGAGAGCGCATGA
- a CDS encoding SDR family NAD(P)-dependent oxidoreductase — protein sequence MTSHDTAKLLAGKVALVTGAGRGLGRAFAEKLAALGADVAIHGMRENGPAEYGEGTTLTAVAAEIGQQFGVRSQRVLGDLTRGEDIARVIAETEAALGPIDILVHNAGGDIAAAGGKPDPNDAVHIKEADVRAVLERNLLSTILTCQAVAKGMMERKRGRIVTLGSVAAFKGRTQGSIYAVSKAGVTHYTRCLADQLRPYDIAVNCIAPGDTRTGRFLGTRAVDPDRMVETGTLDRIATVDEVARVVEFFAGPMGAFVSGQVLRIDGGGQCWPG from the coding sequence ATGACATCGCATGACACGGCGAAGCTTCTGGCAGGCAAGGTTGCGCTGGTGACGGGCGCGGGGCGCGGGCTCGGCCGCGCCTTTGCGGAGAAGCTCGCCGCGCTCGGTGCCGATGTCGCCATCCACGGCATGCGCGAGAACGGGCCGGCGGAATATGGCGAGGGCACCACCCTCACCGCGGTGGCCGCGGAGATCGGCCAGCAGTTCGGTGTGCGCAGCCAGCGCGTGCTCGGCGATCTCACCAGGGGTGAGGACATCGCGCGCGTGATTGCGGAGACGGAAGCCGCGCTCGGCCCGATCGACATTCTCGTGCACAATGCCGGCGGCGATATCGCAGCCGCCGGCGGCAAACCCGACCCGAACGACGCGGTGCACATCAAGGAGGCCGATGTGCGCGCGGTGCTGGAGCGCAATCTGCTCTCGACCATCCTGACCTGCCAGGCGGTCGCAAAAGGCATGATGGAACGCAAGCGCGGCCGCATCGTCACGCTCGGCTCGGTCGCCGCCTTCAAGGGGCGCACCCAGGGCTCGATCTATGCGGTGTCGAAGGCCGGCGTCACCCACTACACGCGATGCCTGGCCGACCAGCTCCGCCCCTACGACATCGCCGTCAACTGCATCGCGCCCGGCGATACCCGCACCGGCCGCTTCCTCGGCACCCGCGCGGTGGACCCGGACCGGATGGTCGAGACCGGCACGCTCGACCGCATCGCGACCGTCGACGAGGTCGCCCGCGTCGTCGAATTCTTCGCAGGTCCCATGGGCGCCTTCGTCTCCGGCCAGGTGCTGCGGATCGACGGCGGCGGCCAGTGCTGGCCGGGCTGA
- a CDS encoding DUF2778 domain-containing protein, protein MTATNWLGAAAIGCAVIGAGWTIYSNVFGASVYPTVGSIGYDEPVIKRAPRVALREAGEAINETFALLPDRLQVAAPISREMFNERFAAAATQGVASNAASAAPAAQVAVAKDAPKQGVIAKVAEVLKPAAAKVTEKVADAARGKRGADAPVQLASADPAEIVPAPEAKPKSFADRAKAAVMSITGPRQSMVEKLWGKREPSGGLLAYASADASVTASIAPKEQNPMLGGSAPYERDTAVYDITAKTVYLPDGTKLEAHSGLGSNLDDPRSSRVRMRGVTPPHIYTLKPREALFHGVPALRLTPIGGESAIYGRDGLLAHTFMLGPNGDSNGCVSFKDYYAFLDAYRNKGIRKLAVLARVE, encoded by the coding sequence ATGACTGCGACCAATTGGCTTGGCGCCGCGGCGATCGGCTGCGCCGTGATCGGCGCCGGCTGGACCATCTACAGCAACGTGTTCGGCGCCAGCGTCTATCCGACCGTCGGCAGCATTGGCTACGACGAGCCCGTGATCAAGCGAGCGCCCAGGGTGGCGCTGCGCGAGGCCGGCGAGGCCATCAACGAAACCTTTGCGTTGTTGCCCGACCGGTTGCAGGTCGCCGCTCCGATCTCCCGCGAGATGTTCAACGAGCGCTTTGCCGCGGCTGCGACGCAGGGCGTGGCGTCCAATGCGGCGAGCGCTGCACCCGCAGCCCAGGTTGCTGTGGCCAAGGACGCGCCGAAGCAAGGCGTGATCGCGAAGGTCGCGGAAGTGCTGAAGCCTGCCGCGGCGAAGGTCACTGAGAAGGTTGCGGATGCTGCCAGGGGCAAGCGCGGCGCCGACGCGCCGGTGCAGCTGGCCTCGGCCGATCCGGCCGAGATCGTGCCGGCGCCCGAAGCAAAGCCAAAATCGTTTGCCGATCGCGCCAAGGCCGCGGTGATGTCGATCACCGGACCGCGCCAGTCGATGGTCGAAAAGCTCTGGGGCAAGCGTGAGCCGTCCGGCGGGCTGCTCGCTTACGCCTCCGCCGATGCCAGCGTGACCGCGTCGATCGCGCCGAAGGAGCAGAACCCGATGCTCGGCGGTTCGGCGCCCTATGAACGCGACACCGCGGTCTATGACATCACCGCCAAGACGGTTTACCTGCCCGACGGCACCAAGCTCGAGGCGCATTCCGGCCTCGGCTCCAATCTCGACGATCCGCGTTCCTCGCGGGTCCGCATGCGCGGGGTGACGCCGCCGCATATCTATACGCTGAAGCCGCGCGAGGCGCTGTTCCACGGCGTGCCGGCGCTACGCTTGACCCCGATCGGCGGCGAGAGCGCGATCTACGGCCGCGACGGCCTGCTCGCCCACACCTTCATGCTCGGCCCGAACGGCGATTCCAACGGCTGCGTGTCGTTCAAGGACTACTACGCGTTCCTCGACGCCTACCGCAACAAGGGCATCCGCAAGCTCGCCGTGCTGGCGCGGGTCGAGTGA
- a CDS encoding glutathione binding-like protein, with amino-acid sequence MLQLYFSPMACSLASRIALMEAGLDARYHLVHLATKTVADDDSDFRGISSKSAVPVLVLDNGERLTESAAVLQYIADLKPERGLAPPPGDPDRYRLQEWLSFIGTEIHKAFLFPTFWYKDDASLAKPRARIAQTLSVPAAHLTDREFLVGQRFTVADAHLAWALLLLRAAGVDVAQWPSLASYLERMQARPTVREAIATEMALRKAMAASAA; translated from the coding sequence ATGCTGCAGCTCTATTTCTCGCCGATGGCCTGCTCGCTTGCGAGCCGCATCGCGCTGATGGAAGCCGGCCTCGATGCGCGCTATCATCTGGTGCATCTCGCGACCAAGACAGTCGCGGACGACGACAGCGATTTTCGCGGCATTTCGTCGAAGAGCGCTGTGCCGGTCCTCGTGCTGGACAACGGCGAGCGGCTGACGGAAAGCGCAGCGGTGCTGCAATACATCGCCGACCTGAAGCCCGAGCGCGGCCTTGCGCCGCCGCCCGGCGATCCCGATCGCTACCGCCTGCAGGAATGGCTGAGCTTCATCGGCACCGAGATCCACAAGGCCTTCCTGTTTCCGACCTTCTGGTACAAGGACGATGCCTCGCTCGCCAAACCGCGCGCAAGGATCGCACAGACGTTGTCGGTGCCAGCAGCGCATCTGACGGACCGTGAATTCCTCGTGGGCCAACGCTTCACCGTTGCGGACGCACATCTCGCCTGGGCTTTGCTGCTGCTCCGTGCCGCAGGTGTCGACGTCGCGCAATGGCCGTCGCTCGCTTCCTATCTCGAACGCATGCAGGCGCGCCCCACAGTGAGAGAAGCGATCGCGACCGAGATGGCGCTGCGCAAGGCCATGGCCGCAAGCGCGGCATGA
- a CDS encoding cysteine hydrolase family protein yields the protein MTTAKTLLQLAGADLNPPRLGNAALVLIDIQNEYLTGPLALPDARPAIARAAALLARARESGAAIIHIAHRGKAGSLFDRAAERGAIVAELTPRAGELVIEKELPNAFAGTDLKARLDATDRKNIVLAGFMTHMCVSSTARAALDLGFRTTIDADSCATRDLPDGRGGTLDARAIHEVALAELSDRFAIIARGDALT from the coding sequence ATGACGACCGCAAAGACCCTGCTGCAGCTTGCCGGTGCCGACCTCAACCCGCCGCGACTTGGCAACGCCGCACTGGTGCTGATCGACATCCAGAACGAATATCTCACAGGCCCCCTCGCCTTGCCCGACGCCAGGCCCGCGATCGCGCGGGCAGCTGCGCTGCTGGCGCGGGCCCGAGAGAGCGGAGCCGCGATCATCCATATCGCCCACCGCGGCAAGGCGGGCAGTCTGTTCGATCGCGCCGCCGAGCGGGGCGCCATTGTCGCTGAGCTCACGCCCCGTGCCGGCGAGCTGGTGATCGAAAAAGAGCTGCCCAATGCGTTTGCCGGCACCGATCTCAAGGCGCGCCTTGACGCGACCGACCGCAAGAACATCGTGCTGGCCGGCTTCATGACACATATGTGCGTCAGCTCCACGGCGCGCGCCGCGCTCGACCTCGGCTTTCGCACGACGATCGACGCCGATTCCTGCGCCACGCGCGACCTGCCCGACGGACGCGGCGGCACGCTGGACGCCCGGGCCATCCACGAGGTTGCGCTCGCCGAGCTATCCGACCGCTTCGCGATCATCGCGCGCGGCGATGCGCTGACATAG
- a CDS encoding LysR family transcriptional regulator, giving the protein MNWDDLRIIAAVRDEGTYAGASARLRIDETTVGRRLSRIERALGLRLFEAADGVRKPTRQCEAVLAHVEAMAAHAAEIGRVGESLAGPVGRLRIASTNTVAEEVLSPRASNFLRANPGLTLQFLTSSENVKFSRWEADLAIRLRKPDKGDFAISKLGETRIYYFEPVARDAEPMLCAYPDELGAIPEMQFLRTKQARSRCVTDNVRVIRSLILSYQAAGVLPEYVCADLLGDRRLRATLLPKRRDVWLLVQNHLKRDAATRVTIDWVRACFQDMSRS; this is encoded by the coding sequence ATGAACTGGGACGATCTGCGCATCATCGCTGCCGTCAGGGACGAGGGCACTTACGCCGGCGCCAGCGCGCGGCTGCGCATCGACGAGACGACGGTCGGGCGCAGGCTGTCGCGCATCGAGCGTGCGCTCGGCCTGCGTCTGTTCGAGGCCGCCGACGGCGTCCGCAAGCCGACACGGCAATGCGAAGCGGTGCTGGCGCATGTCGAGGCGATGGCGGCGCATGCCGCCGAGATCGGCCGCGTCGGCGAGAGTCTGGCAGGTCCGGTGGGACGCCTGCGCATCGCCTCCACCAACACGGTCGCCGAGGAGGTGCTGTCGCCGCGCGCGAGCAATTTCCTGCGCGCCAATCCCGGCCTGACGCTGCAATTCCTCACCTCGAGCGAGAACGTCAAGTTCTCGCGCTGGGAAGCCGACCTCGCCATCCGGCTGCGCAAGCCCGACAAGGGCGACTTCGCGATCTCAAAGCTCGGTGAGACCCGCATCTACTATTTCGAGCCTGTTGCGAGGGACGCCGAGCCGATGCTGTGCGCCTATCCGGACGAACTCGGTGCCATTCCCGAGATGCAATTCCTGCGCACGAAGCAAGCCCGCTCGCGCTGCGTCACCGACAACGTTCGCGTCATCCGCAGCCTGATCCTCTCGTATCAGGCCGCAGGCGTGCTGCCGGAGTATGTTTGCGCGGATCTGCTCGGCGATCGTCGCCTGCGCGCGACGCTGCTGCCGAAACGGCGCGACGTCTGGCTGCTCGTGCAAAATCACCTCAAGCGCGACGCCGCAACGCGCGTGACGATCGACTGGGTGAGGGCGTGTTTTCAGGACATGTCGCGCAGTTGA